One window of Canis lupus baileyi chromosome 21, mCanLup2.hap1, whole genome shotgun sequence genomic DNA carries:
- the PSMC2 gene encoding 26S proteasome regulatory subunit 7, which produces MPDYLGADQRKTKEDEKDDKPIRALDEGDIALLKTYGQSTYSRQIKQVEDDIQQLLKKINELTGIKESDTGLAPPALWDLAADKQTLQSEQPLQVARCTKIINADSEDPKYIINVKQFAKFVVDLSDQVAPTDIEEGMRVGVDRNKYQIHIPLPPKIDPTVTMMQVEEKPDVTYSDVGGCKEQIEKLREVVETPLLHPERFVNLGIEPPKGVLLFGPPGTGKTLCARAVANRTDACFIRVIGSELVQKYVGEGARMVRELFEMARTKKACLIFFDEIDAIGGARFDDGAGGDNEVQRTMLELINQLDGFDPRGNIKVLMATNRPDTLDPALMRPGRLDRKIEFSLPDLEGRTHIFKIHARSMSVERDIRFELLARLCPNSTGAEIRSVCTEAGMFAIRARRKIATEKDFLEAVNKVIKSYAKFSATPRYMTYN; this is translated from the exons ATGCCGGATTACCTCGGTGCGGATCAGCGCAAAACCAAAGAGGACGAGAAGGACGACAAGCCCATCCGAG CTCTGGATGAGGGAGATATTGCCTTGCTGAAAACTTAT GGTCAAAGCACTTACTCTAGGCAGATAAAGCAAGTTGAAGATGACATTCAACAGCTTCTCAAGAAAATTAATGAGCTCACTg gTATTAAAGAATCTGATACTGGCCTGGCCCCACCAGCACTCTGGGATTTGGCTGCAGATAAGCAAACACTGCAGAGTGAACAGCCTTTGCAGGTTGCGAG GTGTACAAAGATAATCAATGCTGATTCGGAGGACCCAAAGTACATTATAAACGTGAAGCAGTTTGCCAAGTTTGTGGTGGACCTCAGTGATCAAGTAGCACCTACGGACATTGAAGAAGGGATGAGAGTGGG TGTGGACAGAAATAAGTATCAGATTCATATTCCGCTGCCTCCTAAGATTGACCCAACAGTTACCATGATGcag GTGGAGGAAAAACCTGATGTCACATACAGTGATGTGGGTGGCTGTAAGGAACAGATTGAGAAACTTCGAGAAGTAGTTGAAACCCCATTACTTCAT CCAGAGAGGTTTGTTAACCTCGGCATTGAGCCTCCCAAGGGTGTGCTGCTTTTTGGTCCGCCGGGTACAGGCAAGACACTCTGTGCTCGAGCAGTTGCTAACAGGACTGACGCTTGCTTCATTCGAGTTATTGGATCTGAACTTGTACAGAAGTACGTCGGTGAG ggGGCTCGAATGGTTCGTGAGCTCTTTGAAATGGCCAGGACCAAAAAAGCCTGTcttatcttctttgatgaaattgaTGCTATTGGAG GGGCTCGTTTTGATGATGGTGCTGGAGGAGACAATGAAGTACAGAGGACGATGCTGGAACTGATCAATCAGCTGGATGGTTTTGATCCTCGAGGTAACATTAAAGTGCTGATGGCCACTAACAGACCTGATACTTTGGATCCTGCACTGATGAGGCCAGGGAGATTGGACAGGAAGATTGAATTTAGCTTACCTGATCTAGAG GGTCGGACtcacatttttaagattcatgCTCGTTCAATGAGTGTTGAAAGAGATATCAGATTTGAATTGTTAGCACGACTGTGTCCAAATAGCACTG GTGCTGAGATTAGAAGCGTCTGCACAGAAGCTGGTATGTTTGCCATCAGAGCACGGCGAAAAATTGCTACTGAGAAGGATTTCTTGGAGGCTGTAAATAAGGTCATTAAGTCTTATGCCAAATTCAGCGCTACTCCCCGCTATATGACATACAACTGA